A stretch of DNA from Brevibacillus ruminantium:
AGGGAAGCCAGTAGTCGCGCTGTCTCCAGTAAGGCAGCTACCCCCGATGCATCCTTTGCTTGCGGTGTTCCCGGCTGCGCGTCATGATGCGCGACGATCAGCGCGATCTTCGCTGCATTTCCTTGATTGGACTCTCGTACAGCGCTGAGGTTATATGATGTTTTTTTGATGATTGACCCCCCGGATACTTTGAGCTTCGCTGTCAGCTTTCCCCCCTGTTTCAGCCGCTCTTTAAGCTGCATTCCCTCCTGCTGGGAGATAGCCAAGACAGGCACTGCCATATCCAGCGGACCTCCGAGTGAGAGCCGAGCTGAATTTGCTGATTGGATCAGAATGACGCCTTTGGCATTTGTCGCGGCAGCGTACCTGATTTTTTCTCCTGCTGGCATGCCTCCCTCGCTGATTAAGAGGAGCTTTCCTTCTACCGCTTTGGTTGCAAAGTCCTGGACCGTGTCGGTCCCGGCATCGAGGATTTCCCCTTCGGCTTCTCCATTCGGGCCGAACTCAACTTTTTTCGGAGACCATTTCCCTGCTTCCGGCCCTATTTGCAAAGAAAGCTGGGTGGGATCATGATAGACGTAATAAGAAAAGGGGTGGAGGGTCGTGTGATATCCGTAAATTCGCAGCCACTCCTCTATGTACACCACTGCGCGAAATTCTGACTCTGTTGCCGGGGGGCGGGGATTTGCGCTCAGCTTTTCCATATGCTCCTGTAAGCGCTCACGGTCTGCCGCTTCTCCAGCAGCGAGTCCCGGATTGTTTGACAAAAGCAAGAGCAAGCTCCATGCAATCGCAAGGCTGCTAAAAACTCTCTTCCTTGTTTTCATCACATCACGTTCTCTCCTCTCGCCAGCTTCTTTTTATTATGAGAGGGAAAACAAGATTACGTCTAGTCAGAATAGTGCGTCAAATAGAGCTATGCCACGTCAGTTGACGACAGCATCTTTCGCTGAGCTGACACGTTTCCCGTCCTTTCATTTTCAAATTGACCCTTGACTCCGTATTTGTTAATGTGGATGCATACCATTACTCTTTCACTGGAACCAGTAAATACTCCCTTTTTCAGTCAAGAGGTTTCATCGTGAAAGACATTCTATATGTGTAATCGGAGGAGGATTTACATGCTTTACGTGGATGGCAAATGGGTGGAAGCTGACGAGCTTTCTGTTCATCCGGAAGATCGCGGCTACAATTTTGGAGACGGAATTTACGAAGTAGTCCGTATTTACAAAGGAAACATATACCAGTGGGAAGGACATTTGACGAGACTGATCCGCAGTGCTCGGGAAATCCAACTGGAACTGCCTTGGACCGCTGAGGAATTATCAACAATTGCTCATGAATTGCTGGCTAAAAACAACATTACCTCCGATGACGATGCTACCTTGTACATACAGGTTACTCGCGGTATCGCTCCACGCGTGCATGATATCCCGAGCAATATCCGTCCAGTCATCATGGGCTTTGTGCGTCGCAAGGAACGCCCTCTCGCCGATATGAAAAAGGGAATTACTGCGCAAATCATCGAAGATATCCGCTGGCTTCGTTGCGATATCAAAACCCTCAACCTGCTGGGTGCGGTACTGGTGAAGCAGTATGCCAAAGACGCCGGTGCCCAGGACTCCATTTTGCACCGAAACGGTATCGTTACGGAATGCAGCGCTGCCAATCTTTTCGTCGTGAAAGACAACGAGCTCTATACGCATCCTGCCAATCACCTGATCCTCAACGGTATCACCCGTCTGGATGTCATTGCATTGGCGAAGTCCAACGGCTTCACTGTACATGAAGAACCCTTTACCGTAGATTTCCTCAAACAAGCGGATGAGGTCTTCAGTACGGGTACGACAGTTGAAGTGATGCCGATTATTTCGGTGGATGGGCAAGCCGTGGGTACGGGTCAGATTGGACCTGTTGTGAAAAAACTGCAGGAATTGTTCGAAGAGAACATCATCAAAACCGTGCTTGTCTAGTTTTGTTTATATACCTTGGAAATAAGAGAAGCTCTCTGGGAGATAATCCTGGAGAGCTTCCTTCTTTCATTTTATGTCTCTTGTTACTTCGCCCGATGCTTTGTACCCCGAAACGAGGTTGGGTGATCCAAGCCTAGCGGCGAAGATTCCACTCATCTGTGGAGTAGCGTGTGGCGGCCAACTCCTGGGCCAGTGCTAGCTCTTCCGCAGTCAGCTCGCTGTCGAGCAGCTCGATGCCCAAACCTTCCTGAAAACCCTGGCGGAAAGCTGTCATCGCTTCTGGAAGCCGAATGGGTCGGTTGCTTACTTCGTTGATGGTCACGGCTTTTTTGCGAAAGCTGTCCATCATTCTTTCTTTCAGTCGGTCCGACGAGAACGTCAGCAGGGAAAAGAGCAGTTCGACATCCATATCAAGCAGGATGGAACCGTGCTGGAGGATTACTCCTTTTTGCCTGGTTTGTGCACTGCCCGCAACCTTTTTTCCCTCAACGACCAACTCGTACCAGGATGGTGAGTCAAAGCAGGCTGAGGAGCCGGGAGAACTGTATTTTTCTTTTTCTTCTTCAGAGGCAAGCGAGACCATTTCTGCTTGCAGTCCAAGGTTTTGAAACCCATGCAGCAGTCCCAGACTGATTACTTTATAGGCTTCTGTTACACTGGAAGGCATCTTCGGATGGCTTTCGGAAACAACGACACTGTATGTTAATTCCTGATCATGCAGGACCGCTCGTCCACCAGTCGCACGCCGGACGAAGCCAATCCCTTTCTCCTGCACGAGCTCTAAATCAATTTCTTTGCTTGCTTTCTGAAAGTACCCAATCGACAGGGTAGCCGGGTTCCATGTATAAAAACGTACGGTTGGGGGAGTCTTTCCTTCGCTGTGAAGTTGAAGAATTGCCTCATCCACTGCCATATTCATTGCCGGGGACATGCCCTCGGTCACGATAAATCGCCATTGTTCTGTCACTGCGCTAAACCCTCCTCTCCACTTTCCATTGTACTTCTCATCACGTTCGCTGGGCAACAGATCAACAGGACACGAAATGTTGAAATTGTAAATCCGGTAAACATCTGTAGCTCTATACTTGCACTTATCCTGAAAAACTCCAGCAAAGGAGTGAACCCTAGCTTTACTTACTCGCAACGGGGCTGTGGTGAGAAGAATCATGTTTCCCTGCTTGGCTCCGTATTACGCCCTGCAGGGATGATTTTACTGTCCGCTCCACAGCGATTGGCGGGGGTGCGCAAAAGCCGCGTCGCTCCGAAGTAAATCAAGGTTGCGCCCCTGTTTCCCGCCAATCGCTGCTCCGCTAAGCTGGGCTTCACAGTCGCACCGCAGGGAAACATGATTCTTCTCCAGACATACTGCTCCATCCAAATTTTGAAAGGATGAAAGAAAGGGTGTTTATGATGTAAAACAAAAAAAATTTCTGTAAGACGATACAAAGGTGCTCCAAACATCACATTATTTCGCTAAAATAGGATGCAATTTTCACCATGGGATAAACGAAAGGTTAGTTGCCCCGATGTTTACGATTCGAGCGCTTGTATTTATGTTTGTTGGCTATGTTAACTATGAACGCTTTGTTTGTACCTTTTCTTGTGTTTTTACTTGTATCTTTGCTCTCATCTGTACTTTATATATTGCTCTTTAATTCTTAACATCAATGAATATCCGTTCATTTTTTTGGTAAGCATCGGTTACATGAAGAAGCATGTTTCCCTGCGGTGCGACTGTGGAGCCCTACCCAGCGAAAGGGCGATTCGCGGGAAAAAGGAGCGTAACCTTGGGATGACCTCGTAGCAATTTCTGCTTTTGCGCTCCCCCGCGAATCGCCCTGGAGCGGACAGTGAATCCTCCCCGCAGGGCGTAATACGGAGCTAAGCAGGGAAACATGCTTCTTCTCGCCGCAGCCCCATTTCCAAAGGTTTTTGCCACCAAGGACTGAAAGAACTGTTCTGTTGTAAAAAAAGCTGCCGAACCATATTCGGCAGCTTTCGCAAGTTATTCAGGCTGATAACGAAGAATCGGTTTACGAGCAGCCGTCGCCTCATCCAATCTGCGAACCACAGTCGTATGCGGTGCTTCCTGGACGATCTCCGGAGTCTCTTCACATTCACGCGCAATTTGCAGCATGATGTCAATAAACTCGTCAAGCGTTTCTTTGGATTCTGTCTCAGTCGGCTCAATCATCAAGCATTCGTCAACAATCAACGGGAAGTAGATGGTCGGCGGATGATAGCCGAAGTCGAGCAGACGTTTGGCAATATCAAGCGTCCGAACACCCAGCTTTTTCTGACGTACGCCGGAGAGAACGAATTCGTGCTTGCAGACGCGATCATAGGGCAGCTCGTATGCACTAGCCAGCTTGCGCATCATGTAGTTGGCGCTGAGGACAGCGTTTTGTGATACCTGCAGCAATCCTTCTGGTCCCATCGAACGAATATACGCATAAGCACGGACGAGGATTCCAAAGTTTCCATGATATCCTTTTACGCGGCCGATCGATTGTGGGCGGTCGTTGTCCCAGAAGAACGTGCCGTCTGCTTTCTTGCCGACGATTGGAGCGGGCATGAACGGTTCCAGGATCTTTTTCACGCCGACAGGTCCTGCACCGGGTCCACCGCCGCCATGAGGGCCGGTAAAGGTTTTATGCAGATTGAGGTGAACCACGTCAAAGCCCATGTCCCCTGGACGAGCGATGCCCAGGATCGCGTTGGCGT
This window harbors:
- a CDS encoding M28 family peptidase: MKTRKRVFSSLAIAWSLLLLLSNNPGLAAGEAADRERLQEHMEKLSANPRPPATESEFRAVVYIEEWLRIYGYHTTLHPFSYYVYHDPTQLSLQIGPEAGKWSPKKVEFGPNGEAEGEILDAGTDTVQDFATKAVEGKLLLISEGGMPAGEKIRYAAATNAKGVILIQSANSARLSLGGPLDMAVPVLAISQQEGMQLKERLKQGGKLTAKLKVSGGSIIKKTSYNLSAVRESNQGNAAKIALIVAHHDAQPGTPQAKDASGVAALLETARLLASLPGSLEVRFVSLGAGAEGERGLRDYLGNLTKAEKEKMSAVIYLDKLDQQSNSLAVYTYAGDRNQTADMLAKEGVALAATVPAEEERRLELFKQNSLPNAVLIEGQKTNAKESAGALTDGKEPVVQAVRIVLNMVQTMEKQ
- the dat gene encoding D-amino-acid transaminase — protein: MLYVDGKWVEADELSVHPEDRGYNFGDGIYEVVRIYKGNIYQWEGHLTRLIRSAREIQLELPWTAEELSTIAHELLAKNNITSDDDATLYIQVTRGIAPRVHDIPSNIRPVIMGFVRRKERPLADMKKGITAQIIEDIRWLRCDIKTLNLLGAVLVKQYAKDAGAQDSILHRNGIVTECSAANLFVVKDNELYTHPANHLILNGITRLDVIALAKSNGFTVHEEPFTVDFLKQADEVFSTGTTVEVMPIISVDGQAVGTGQIGPVVKKLQELFEENIIKTVLV
- a CDS encoding lipoate--protein ligase family protein, producing MSPAMNMAVDEAILQLHSEGKTPPTVRFYTWNPATLSIGYFQKASKEIDLELVQEKGIGFVRRATGGRAVLHDQELTYSVVVSESHPKMPSSVTEAYKVISLGLLHGFQNLGLQAEMVSLASEEEKEKYSSPGSSACFDSPSWYELVVEGKKVAGSAQTRQKGVILQHGSILLDMDVELLFSLLTFSSDRLKERMMDSFRKKAVTINEVSNRPIRLPEAMTAFRQGFQEGLGIELLDSELTAEELALAQELAATRYSTDEWNLRR